A part of Anolis sagrei isolate rAnoSag1 chromosome 3, rAnoSag1.mat, whole genome shotgun sequence genomic DNA contains:
- the KCTD14 gene encoding BTB/POZ domain-containing protein KCTD14, with protein sequence MSISSEPKSFPKQNVNSLQTQIVDLNVGGEIFTTTLSTLKKHPGSKLAEMFAGGQSKLRTDSKGRYFIDRPGTYFKYILEYLRSNQVPNQCVQEVYKEALFYDIEPLIKQLEDSPPIFGELVARKQFLARVPSYTENIELMIRIARAEAVAARQSNVMVCAVKTEEDLARCQDTFNSLDTYKKSVVRFGPWNASPSISDLLDCIKMDIEAKGYQITFQAYTMEKGFRFRSSDFFYKFAFTWW encoded by the exons ATGAGCATTTCCTCGGAACCCAAATCCTTCccaaaacaaaatgtaaacagTCTCCAAACG CAAATTGTAGACCTGAATGTCGGCGGGGAGATCTTCACGACCACCTTGAGCACCTTGAAGAAACATCCTGGCTCCAAACTGGCTGAGATGTTTGCCGGCGGCCAGTCCAAACTTCGCACTGACTCCAAAGGGAGGTACTTCATCGACCGTCCTGGCACCTATTTCAAATACATCTTGGAATACTTGCGGAGCAACCAGGTTCCCAATCAATGCGTCCAAGAGGTCTACAAGGAAGCCCTCTTCTACGACATCGAGCCGTTGATCAAGCAGCTGGAGGATTCCCCTCCGATCTTCGGGGAGCTGGTGGCCAGGAAACAGTTCCTCGCCCGGGTTCCCAGCTACACTGAGAACATTGAGCTGATGATCCGCATCGCCCGGGCCGAAGCAGTGGCCGCCCGCCAATCCAACGTCATGGTCTGTGCGGTGAAGACGGAGGAGGACCTCGCCCGGTGCCAAGACACCTTCAATAGTTTGGACACGTATAAGAAATCCGTGGTCAGGTTTGGTCCCTGGAATGCTTCACCCAGCATCTCCGATCTGCTGGACTGCATCAAAATGGACATAGAAGCCAAAGGTTACCAGATCACTTTCCAAGCCTATACCATGGAGAAGGGCTTCCGCTTCAGATCCAGTGACTTTTTCTACAAGTTTGCCTTCACTTGGTGGTAG
- the LOC132770093 gene encoding thyroid hormone-inducible hepatic protein-like, whose product MEEYFSAVHKMEQTVMFPSLLQGVPLEGQEDTSDSSSKEKDLYEYYMLLKSIKLVVEGGLLPRSHPTSHVREQEVKEEEDLEGFFHYHVSSLYRVLTQLTRRANAVTSKYNEIMGQINGNEKRPSF is encoded by the coding sequence ATGGAAGAGTACTTTTCGGCCGTTCACAAGATGGAACAAACCGTCATGTTCCCCAGCCTTCTGCAAGGAGTCCCTTTGGAAGGCCAGGAGGACACGTCCGATTCTAGCTCTAAGGAAAAAGACCTGTACGAatattatatgttgttgaaatccATCAAGTTGGTCGTGGAAGGAGGTCTGTTGCCCCGCAGCCACCCAACATCCCACGTTAGAGAACAAGAGGTCAAGGAAGAGGAGGACTTGGAAGGCTTCTTCCATTACCACGTCTCCAGTTTGTACCGTGTCCTCACACAGCTGACCAGGAGAGCCAATGCAGTGACCTCCAAATACAATGAAATCATGGGGCAGATTAACGGGAATGAAAAGAGGCCCAGCTTCTGA